The Morganella morganii sequence ATATTTTGGTTAATAATAAGGAATATACTGTTTCGGAGATGATAGTTCCCTTCGAATCATTAACTGTACCGGTAACAACTATTCATAGTAATGACGAAATAACCATAAGCTACATCTCCGATTTTGGCGGGATTATTTCTAAACCTGTTGTTTTTGATAAATAATATTATTATGCAATTGAAAACACCTTATTTTTTTCTTCTGGCAGTGGTGATCGTTTTTCCTCCGGTAACCGTTTTTGCTGCACCTTATTTTAATCCGGCGGCGCTTGGTCTGGACGGAGATGATCCGGTGATGGATCCTGCACAGTTTCAGTATTTGCGGGAACGGCAATTTCAGGAAGAAGGCCGTTACTTCGTGGCTGTAACTGTCAATCAGCAGGCAGTCAGTGGTCAGTGGCTGGAGTTTCGTTATCATCCGCAGCAAAAAAGATTGCTGCCATGGGTGAACCGCAGGCAATGGCTGATATGGGGATTACGGCCGGATGCATCGCCGGCATTTGCAGAAACAGAAAATACAGCGCCGGTTGCGGATATTACTGCGCTGGTCAGCGGGGTCTCGCTGAGTTTTGACTCCGCGCGGCAGTCGCTGGATATTACTATCCCGCAACGTTTTTTTCTGACAGAAGCACAGCGGGCCGCAGATGCTTCGTTATGGGAACCGGGTATTACTGCATTTATGCTCAATTATGATTATCGCTTTTCGCGGGACAGTAACAGCTTCAGTCAGCGTACCGGACATACTCTTTTGCTGCAAAGTGGTGTTAATGCGGGGGACTGGCGGTTGCGGCATCACAGCAGGGCGGAACACCGTGAGGGTAAACTGACATGGCAGTCAGAGCGGTTGTGGATGTACCGTGCCATTGCTTCCCGGCGCAGCGAGTTACAGCTGGGGGAATTGTTCAGCGGGGATGTGCTGTTTGACAGCCGAGCGTTCAGAGGGATCCGGCTGGCTTCACAAAGTGATATGTATCCGCTGAATCAGCAGGGTTATGCACCGGTTATCCGCGGAATAACCGGTCAGAGTGCAGAACTGACTATCAGGCAGCAGGGAATGACTATCCGCCGTGAAACATTACCTGCCGGTGAATTTGTTATTGATGATCTGAATACGTCTTTTCAGGGAACTGAACTGGATGTCACCATTGAGGAGGCGGACGGCACTGTACAGCGTTTTACACAGCACGGAACCTCAGTTCCGGTTATGCAGCGGGAGGGCCGGCTCAGCTACACGCTGGATACAGGAAAATACAGAGGAAACAGAAATAATAACAAAGACCTGTTTGTGAAAAGTACGGCAGCATACGGCATTAATTCAGTCCTCACACTGTACGGTGGCGGCTATGCAGCACAACACGCTCTGAGCAGCGGTGTGGGGGCCGGTGTCAATATGGGCGCGGCAGGCGGGGTGTCTGCTGATATTCTGATGCGGCATACAACAGCAACGCAGCATCCGCGTTACCGGCTGAATTATCAGAAATTTTTTCCGCTGGCCGGAACATTGGTGAATACAGGGGCTGCACATGAGCAACAATCTAGGCAATGGCAGGTCAGGTTGCTGCAACCGCTGCCGGGGGATAACGGTACGCTGTCGGCAGGCTATCACTATAACCGCACAGGCCATGACGGGCGCGTATACCGGGCGATGATTAACAGGGATGCCGGCTATTCCGGTCACATCGGCCGGGTACATTACGGAGTGAATGCACAATACCGTACAGGCGGGCATTTTCGGAAGGCAGATAAACGGGTGTCTGTTGCGTTGTCGGTGCCGCTGGATTTTGCCGGACAACAAGCCCGCAGTCATTTTCATTACCACCAGCGGGCAGGAAAGGCTTCTCTGCAAACATCCGTGAATGGTTTGCTCGGAGATGAACAACGTCTCGGGTATTCAGTTACACACAGTTATCAGCAGCAGGGGGCTGCACATTACCGCGGGGCGGAGCTGCGCTGGCGTCACGACCTGGCCGATATCCGGGGACGTATTAATCACAGTCAGGGACACAATACCCTGAACGGGGATATACAGGGCGGGCTGATTATTCACGGTGACGGCATCACATTGTCACGTCCGCTGGGTGAAACCAACGGGCTGGCAGATACCGGCGGTACCGGGGGGATCCGTGTGGCCTCAAGGGCAGCGGCGCAGACTGACAGTGCGGGGTTCAGTGTTATTCCGCAACTGAGTCATTATCATCAGAATGTTATCCGTATCGACCCCGAAACCCTGCCGGATAATGCGGATGCGGATGATCCGGTCGTACAGGTGATCCCGTCAAAAGGGGCGCTGGTGCCGGTTCGTTTTGCAGTGAATACCGGTTATCGCGTGATTTATGCACTGCGGACTGCACAAGGCCCGGTACCGTTCGCCGCACGGGTGAAGGTGAAAAAAGCAGATGACAGCAGCGTCAGCGGTATTACCGGTGAGGACGGGGAAGTGTATCTCAGCGGGTTACCGGCTCAGGGGCATTTACAGGCTGTCTGGGGGAAAGGAATGCATGAGCAGTGCGGGGCGGATTTTACTATCCCGGAAGATCAGCAGGGACTGATAACTCTCCCTCTGATATGCCGGTAAAGGAGAAGCAATGTTTACTCAGATCAGAGCACTATGCCGGGCAGTTTTTTTCCTGTGGCTGACAGCCGGATATATTCCGGCCGCTCCGGCCGGGGAAACCTGTGCACTTATCACACCGGAAACGACTCTCCGCATACCAGCCGGCTATATCATGGCTGCGTATAATGTACCGGTTGGCGGTATTATCGGGGAGACAATATTTTCGGATAGTATTGATGTCTCTCAGTGCCGGATCGACAGCGGCAGAGAGATTGAATTTGTGCTGGTTGGCGGAATGCCGGGTAACAGAACACAAAATGCGTCGGGACACACTATCTATGAACTCTCCGGTGGTATCGGCTACAGCCTGGGGGCGGTGGCGGAGCATCCGGAATGCATGAAATCGTCGCGCTATGTGGACGGTCGTGATTCACCGGACAACAACACGGCCAATAAACGACTGTGTACGATCAGCAGCGGAATGGATCCGTCTCAGCCATATCGGGTACGGGCAGCGGTGACACTCTATAAACTGGAACCTGAAATAGCTGTTCACCATCCGGGAGGCTATCTGGGTGAAATCGCTATGCGTGTGGGCGGGCACTGGGCTGCAGGATTGTATAGTATGCCGGAAACCAAAATCTATCTGGACGGATTTACTGTCCGGCAACATTCCTGTGATCTTGATCCACAAACAGAAACAGATGTGGATTTAGGTGTCGTATCGCGGACTGATTTCAGCGGCAAAGGGTCTGTTGCCCCGGGAAGCATCCGTAACCTGACTATTGCACTGCAGTGCAGCCATGTGACAACGGCGGATATCCGGTTAACAGGCAATGTATTTACTGCCAGAAACAGTCCCGGAACACTGAAGTTACAGCGGAGAAACGGCAGTGCATCCGGTGTGGGAGTCCGGCTGACAAATAAGGGCAGCCGGTCACTTTCGGAGGGCCACTTTTATTTGATGAAATCACCACTCAGCGGGCCGTATTGCGGTTACAGGCCGCCTTTATACAGACGAGGGATACTATTGAGCCGGGCACGGCGGAAACAATTCTGAATTACACCATTCGTTACCAGTAAAAAAACGCCGCATAATGGTGCGGCGCTTTTATCTGAACGATGAATACAATTTTATTGCGGATTAATCATCAAAATACCAGTAACCGTTATTAATCAGCACTGTCAGCAGGGTCACAAATTCCGGATCGCTGAAGGCAACTCCCAGCATTTCGGCAGTGACTTCATCATACTGGCAAAGCACATCCGCTGCTTCAATATGCGGGGTTTTCAGGGCTTCGCCGTTAACGAAACAGGTATCACCGACACGCAGTACCCGCAGTCCATTGAGGCGGAACAGAGATTCCCCCTGTGACAGCAGTTCCTGAATTTCATCCGGGCTGTATGCCGGCTCCGGCGGTGCCAGATCCAGCTCATGGCGGGACTGGGAAATAAATTCACCGAACCACTTGCGGAACACATCCGGCTGGTCGAGCAGATCCTGCATCATACCATGCAGCTTGGTCAGTTCGCCCTGCTGAATCAGCGCCGGATTATCACGGAACGCCAGATCCGGGTCGCTGTAGCGGTAACTGCCGAGCTCATTGGCAATCACATAGTCGGCAAAGCCGCTGAACAGTTCGCGGGCATTCGGGGCGCGGAAACCGACAGAATAGTTCAGTGATTCCTCAATGGCATAGCCTTCGTGCGGGAATCCCGGCGGAATATAGAGGATATCGCCCGGCACCATTTCATCATCAATAATGGCATCAAACGGATCCACCTGTAACAGATCCGGATGCGGCGCGTGCTGTTTCATCGGGATTTTTTCCCCGACACGCCAGCGGCGGCGTCCCTGGCCCTGAATAATAAACACATCATACTGATCCAGATGCGGACCCACACCGCCACCCGGAACAGAATAGGAAATCATCAGGTCATCCATCCGCCAGTCAGACAGGCAGCGGAACGGCTTCATCAGTGCGGCAGACGGAAAATGCCAGTGATCAACGGCCTGAACCAGGATAGACCAGTCTTTCTCACCCAGCCCGTCAAACTCCTGAAACGGCCCGTGGCGCACATCCCATTTTCCGCTGAAACGGGTGACGATACGGCTGTCGATTTCATCTTCCATTGCCAGCCCCGCCAGTTCATCCGGGGAAATGGTGTCGCGGAAATTGCGGAAACCGCCTTTGATCAGTAACGGACGTTTTTGCCAGTGGCTTTCCATAAAGGTCTGCCAGTCTATATTCAGTTCATAATCCATGTGTTCGTCCTCAATAAACGCCGTGATCAGGCAGATGAAGGGAGTATAACGGAAAAAGACATATTATATTCATGCATATATTTATAACTTGCCGGCAACAACAGACTGACTCTCAGTCTGTGTCTTCGTCGTGAACAGTCTGACACCGGAATGTCACAGTAATACGGGCACCGCCCAGCGGGCTTTCAGTGACAACTGCGCCGCCGTCATACTGCTCCAGAATATCGGTGACAATTGCCAGCCCCAGTCCCTGACCCGACCGCAGGGTATCAACCCGCTGACCGCGGCTGAAAATCAGTTCCCGTTTCTCCTCCGGCACACCCGGACCATCATCATCGACAATCAGAATAACCGCATCATGCTGCCACTGCGCCGTCACCTCGACAAACTCCAGACAGTATTTGCAGGCATTTTCCATAATGTTGCCCATGACTTCCATAAAGTCATTCTGCTGTCCCAGCCAGGTGATATCCGGCGGAATATCGACGGTAATATCCACGCCCTTGCGCTGATACACTTTTGACAGCGCACTGGCGAGACTGTCAATCAGCGCCGGAACGGAGGAAATGTCCCGCATCAGCACGGTATTGTCACCGCCGATACTGGCGCGGTGCAGATAATAACCGACCTGCTGGGAAATTCGTCCGATCTGCTCAAGCATGACAGGCTCGGCGGTTTCAATCGTCATATCTTTGCCGCCGCGCAGTGAGCGCAGGGTACTCTGCAGCACTGCCAGCGGGGTTTTCAGGCTATGAGTCAGATCAGAAAGCGTGCGCTGATAGCGGGTATAGCGCTCCCGCTCACTGTGCAGCAGCAGGTTCAGGTTACGCACCAGTCCGCGTAGTTCGCTGGGCGGGGTTTCATCCAGATCTTCCCGCTCGCCTTTTTCAAGTGCGCTGATCTGCCCGCTGAGAGCATTAATCGGCCGCAGGCTCCAGTGTGCGGCCAGCCAGATCAGCGGTGTGAGCAGAAACAGGTTGGCGAGCACCACGTAACCGAACCATTCCCAGACACGGAAGGTCTTCTGCAGATTCTGCGGGATGGTATCCACCACCACAATCGTCAGCGGCGGCAGGGTACCGGTTTTGCCGTAACGGCTGACAGACACGGAGTGGATCATCCGTCCGTCGTGATCATCATCCAGGTCATTAATCCGGATATCTTCCGTGGCAAAGAGCGGGGTATTGACCAGCAGGGATTTGGTGGCTTCCAGCGAGGTATTCAGATCATACAACCCCTCTTTGGTCAGCCATTTGGCCGGAATGGCTCTCTCCAGCGCGTCAATATGATACTGCCGCCAGAGCAGATTCTGATTGTCATCATAAATCAGCACCACAGACGGGGCATTCAGGGAGAAATTCGGCGGAAAACGGATATTGAGTTTTCCGTCATCCCACTGCGACAGGCTGTAGAACAGATTGCTCTGGCTGCGCAGCATGGTGTAGGTGGTTTTATCAAAGCTGACCAGGTAACCGACCAGCGCCACGGCGCCGTAAGAGAGCGTCATGGCGAGGATCACGGCAAACGTTGCCAGTAAAAACCGGGTCCGCAGAGAGAAAGGGCGCGTTGTCCGCCTGGTCATGCGCAATACCTCAGTGGCTTAAGCCGTGTCTGTTATTTCCCGGCGTCGAAACGGTAGCCCTGTCCGCGGACAGTGACGATGGCATCAATATCGGTAAATGCCTGGATTTTCTTGCGCAGACGGCCCATCAGCACATCAATGGTATGGCTTTCACGCAGTTCGGCATCCGGATAGAGCTGGCGCATCAGGGAATCTTTACTGACGACTTTACCATTATTCCGCATCAGTGTTTCAATAATGGTGTATTCAAATGCGGTCAGTTTGACGGCGTTACCGTCAACGAGGAATTCTTTGCGGGAAAGATCGATCACAAAAATGCCCAGTTCCAGTGTCTGGGAGGCGAGGCCGCTGTTACGGCGCATCAGTGCCTGCATACGGGCAACAATCTCTTCCAGTTGGAAAGGCTTGGTGACATAATCATCCGCCCCGGCATTCAGCGCGGCGACTTTTTCCTGCCAGCTTTCACGGGCGGTCAGCACCATAATCGGGATTTTGACCTGCTGCTGACGCCAGCGGGCAATCATCACCATGCCGTCCTCGCCGGGCAGACCGAGGTCAACCACTGCGATATCCGGCTGACTTTCCTGAAGAAAATAATCTGCTTCTTTTGAATCTTCCGCCGCATCAACCTGATGGCCGAGCTCGCGGAGCTGAACCGTCAGATGATGACGGAGTAAATTGTTATCTTCCACGATGAGCACGCGCATACATAATTCCTTACAAAGACAGACATCCCAACAGGAAACGATGTGAATTGTAACAGTTTATATGAAGGATAGGGAACTTGTACGCCAAATAATACGCGCGATATGCGTTTAATCATAAAAAAAAGAGGCAGATATCCTCTGCCTCTGTGTGATTAATTATCAGTGAGTTAATAATTACAACTCATCTGCCAGACGGATAGCATCCCCGAGATAGTTTTGCGGGGTCAGGGTTTTCAGCCGGGCTTTTTCTGCGTCAGGCAGCTCCAGTCCGTCGATAAAGACCTGCATCGCCTGAGCATCAACACGCTTGCCGCGGGTCAGCTCTTTGAGCTTTTCATACGGTTTTTCGATACCGTAGCGGCGCATCACGGTCTGAATCGGCTCTGCCAGTACTTCCCAGTTCTGATCCAGTTCATCACGCAGATGTTTTTCGTTCACTTCCAGCTTGTTCAGGCCTTTTTGCGTGGACTGATAAGCGATCAGCGAGTAACCGATCCCCACACCCAGGTTACGCAGCACAGTGGAGTCCGTCAGGTCGCGCTGCCAGCGGGACACCGGCAGTTTGGTTGCCAGATGGCCGAGTACCGCGTTAGCCAGACCCAGGTTACCTTCTGAGTTTTCAAAATCAATCGGGTTGACTTTGTGCGGCATGGTGGACGAACCGATTTCACCGGCGATCGTCTTCTGTTTAAAGTGATTGAGGGCAATGTAACCCCAGATATCACGGTCGAAATCGATCAGAATGGTGTTAAAACGCGCCACGCAGTCAAAAAACTCAGCGATATAATCGTGCGGCTCAATTTGTGTGGTGTACGGGTTCCACTGAATACCCAGCGAGGTCACAAAGTCACCGCTGAATTTATGCCAGTCAATATCCGGATAGGCAGATAAGTGTGCGTTATAGTTACCGACCGCACCGTTGATTTTGCCGAGGATTTCGGTCTGCTGTAACTGGCGGTACTGGCGCTCCATCCGGTAAGCGACGTTGGCAAACTCTTTACCGACGGTGCTCGGGGTTGCAGGCTGCCCGTGGGTACGGGAGAGCAGCGGCAGGTCGCGGTAATCCGCCGCCATGGCACGGACAGTATCGATCATCTGACGCCATGCCGGCAGCAGCACGGTTTCACGGGCGGTGCTGAGCATCAGGGCGTGAGAGAGGTTATTGATATCTTCGGATGTGCAGGCGAAATGGATAAATTCAGACACCGCGTGCAGGGCAGGCACGGCTTCGACTTTTTCTTTGAGGAAGTACTCCACCGCTTTCACATCGTGGTTGGTGGTGCGCTCAATCTCTTTGATCCGCATTGCGTCTTTTTCGCTGAAATTCGCGACAATTGCATCCAGGTAAGCGATTGCGTCATCATCAAAAGCCGGAACTTCGGGGATGTCTGCACACGCCGCCAGTTTTTGTAACCAACGCACTTCGACCTGTACACGGAATTTCAGTAAACCGTATTCACTGAAAATATCGCGCAGTGCGCGTGTTTTGTCACCATAACGGCCATCGACAGGGGAAACGGCGGTAAGTGAGGATAATTCCATTGGTTGCAACTCCCGGTAATTTTAGTGTTGAGCGAGAAGATATTTGGCAGTGTCCACCAGGCGTGAACGGGAAAACAGCAACTGTAAACGGTTGCCGCCGACCTGGCGCCAGAGCACGGCGCTGCGGATCCCGCTCAGTAACAGCGAGCGGACTTTAGCCTGAATCAGGGTGTTACGCAGGATCTCCGGCGAGCCGGTTACCTGGATGCGCGGGCCGAGGCTGCTGATGTTGTCCACATAGATACCAGCGATGGTATTAAGCATAGCTTCCTGTGACAGCCCAAAATGGTCGCGCTGGTGTTCAAGATTATCAATACGGCGGCCGAGTTCATCCATCGCGCCCGGCGCTTTGTTCAGGCGGCGCTCCAGCAGCATCACACCCAGCATATAGCGGGTCAGCTCGGCATTCAGCCCCTGAGAGCCGGTCATATTGAACATCCCGGCGAACGCGGACAGGCCGGTATGCAGGTTCTGCACATTGTCGCCGTAGACATTCAGGACAGAAGACGGATTATTATTGATGATGCTGTTGATCATCACATCAACCGCATCATTATCTGTCTGACCTTCATGCGCCAGTTGCTGCACCAGGCGCGCGGCCTGGCAGATCCCGGCCAGGGCGAGGGTTATGTCTTCGTAATTTTTAGCCATAATCACTCCGTAATACGCGCTTCAATGACTCCGCCGCCCAGGCAGACTTCATCCTGATAAAAGACAGCGGACTGACCCGGCGTGACCGCAGCAACCGGGTTATCAAACCGGACACTGATTTTGTCATCACCGAGCGGGGTGACAGTACAGGGAATATCTTCCTGACGGTAACGGGTTTTCACCACACAGCGCATCGGCTGAGTCAGCGGCTCCCGCGATACCCAGTCCAGCTGCTGCGCGATAAGCCCTGCAGACATCAGACGCGGGTGTTCATGGCCCTGTGCGACAATCAGAATATTGTTTTCAACATCTTTATCGACAACATACCACGGCTCGTCGGAACCTTCACGGGTTCCGCCGATTTTCAGCCCTTTGCGCTGGCCGAGGGTATGGTACATCAGCCCGTCATGCTGACCGATTTCCTGACCATCAACCGTCATAATCGGACCCGGTTTGGCGGGCAGATAACGGGCGAGAAAATCACGGAACTTGCGCTCACCGATAAAGCAGATCCCGGTGGAATCTTTTTTCTTCGCGGTGATAAGCCCTAATTGTTCCGCAATCCGGCGGACTTCCGGTTTTTCCAGTTCACCGACCGGGAACAGGCTCTGTGCCACCTGGTCGTGGCTCAGTGTATACAGGAAATAGCTCTGATCTTTATTGCTGTCCAGGCCACGCAGTAACTGCGTGGTACCGTTGATATCACGGCGGCGCACATAATGTCCGGTGGCGATATAATCCGCCCCGAGATCTTCTGCGGCATATTCCAGGAAGGCTTTGAATTTGATTTCTTTGTTGCACAGAATATCCGGGTTCGGCGTGCGTCCCGCTTTATATTCTTCCAGGAAATGCTCGAACACATTATCCCAGTATTCCGCCGCGAAGTTGATGGTCAGCAGTTCAATGCCGAGTTTATCGCAGACGGCCTGTGCATCCGCAAGATCTGCGGCGGCGGAGCAGTATTCGGTATCATCGTCCTCTTCCCAGTTCTTCATAAACAGCCCGGTCACCTGATAACCCTGCTGTTGCAGTAAATAGGCTGAGACGGAGGAATCCACACCGCCGGACATTCCGACGATGACTTTTTTCTGGCTGTTATCTGACATGGCTGATCTCGCGGCGATTCGGTCTGCTCCGCAAACAGTGACGCGAAGAAGAACCGGGGAAAAAAACAAGCGCCGTACTTTACCATGATACGCACAGCGGCGCATCATTCAGGTGCGGGATCGGCATTTTTTTCGCAAAGAATTTTCCGCAGTCTGTTCCCCGCAATGCATTACGGCGCGACCGGTTCCCCGAACGCATCCCCGAACGTTCCCAGCAGCGAGAGTGGCAGCGGTTCGGCGGCAAACCAGGCAAACATACTTTCTTTTACCAGCGGGGAGCGCAGGATCGGACTGTGAATAATCTCATCCGCACTGACCCAGTGGCAGCGGTCGATATCGTTGTCCTGCGGGTGTGTCTCACATTCACTCTCCAGCAGCACACGGAACAGAAAACGGATAAACGGTGTGCCGTCCGGTGCAACCCACTGATGAATTTTCAGCAGGGCATCGGGAGCAGCACGGATCCCGGTTTCTTCATACAGCTCGCGCTCTGCGGCGGCAAGCAGGGTTTCCCCGGCTTCCAGATGCCCGGCGGGCTGATTCCAGGTGGCTTTGCCGTTAACGGTTTCTTCCACCACCAGAAATTTTTCACCGGCGCTGACCAGGCAGGCCACTGTCACATGAGGTCTGAATATCATTCACTTCTCTCCATTCGCCGGGGGCAAGGGTATCAAGGGCAAAATCACCAATCCGCACGCGGATCAGACGCAGGGTCGGGTGGCCGGTATGGGCGGTCATCCGGCGTACCTGGCGGTTACGGCCTTCCCGCAGTGTCAGTTTCAGCCAACTGACCGGTACCGATTTCCGCTCGCGGATAGGCGGATTACGCGGCCACAGCCAGTCCGGCTCATCCACCAGCTCGGCACCGGCAGGGCGGGTCGGGCCATCATTCAGGGTGATACCATTACGCAACTGATTCAGCGTGTTTTCGTCCGGCACACCTTCCACCTGAGCATAATACACTTTCGGGGCTTTGTTCTCCGGCTGTGTCAGCGATGCCTGCAATGCGCCGTCGTTGGTCAGGATAAGTAACCCTTCGCTGTCGCGATCCAACCGCCCGGCGGCGTACACATCTGTAACCGGAATGTAATCTTTCAGCGTGCTGCGTCCGGCTTCATCGGTAAACTGCGGCAGTACATCAAACGGTTTATTGAACAGAATAATTTTGCGCGGACCGCGCGGCCGGGGTTTGCGGGCAGCTTTCTGACGCGGATGGGCGCCTGCCGGACGGGATTGCGGCTTTCGGGAGATGCGGGAGTTCGTGGTTTTACCTGTCATTATCTTTTTTTTACATAAAAATGAGACTTACATTATAGCTTAAAACAGTTAGGATTTGCGTGATGCGATTATTCAAGTAGTATTGACAGGACCATTACAAAAAATTAACAAAGCATTGCGCTTACATAAAGGAGAGGTTGATGGAAAGCAAAGTAGTTGTTCCGGCGAAAGGCGCTAAAATTACCATTGACGCAAAAGGCAAATTAATCGTTCCGGACAATCCGGTTATCCCGTTTATTGAAGGGGACGGAATCGGGGCTGATGTAACGCCAGTAATGATTAAAGTTGTTGATGCCGCTGTAAAAAAAGCCTACGGCGGTAAGCGTGAAATCTCCTGGATGGAAATCTACACCGGTGAGAAATCCACAAAACTGTATGGCAGTGATGTCTGGCTGCCGGATGAAACCCTCGATTTTATCCGTGACTACCGCGTGGCTATCAAAGGCCCTCTGACCACTCCGGTCGGCGGCGGTATCCGCTCCCTGAACGTGGCACTGCGCCAGATTCTGGATCTGTATGTTTGTCTGCGCCCGGTGCGTTACTACGCCGGTACACCAAGCCCGGTAAAACAACCTGAACTGACTGATATGGTGATTTTCCGTGAAAACGCGGAAGACATCTACGCCGGTATCGAGTGGAAAGCCGGTTCTGCGGAAGCTGATAAAGTGATTAAGTTCCTGCAGGACGAAATGGGTGTGACCAAAATCCGCTTCCCGCAGGATTGCGGTATCGGTATCAAGCCGTGCTCTGAAGAAGGGACAAAACGCCTGGTCCGCGCAGCGATTAACTACGCCATTGATAACGACCGTGATTCCGTCACCCTGGTTCATAAAGGCAACATTATGAAGTTCACCGAAGGTGCCTTCAAAGACTGGGGATATGAACTGGCACGCGAAGAGTTCGGCGGCGAGTTACTGGACGGCGGCCCGTGGTTAAGCCTGAAAAACCCGAAAACCGGCAAACAGATCATTATCAAAGACGTGATCGCGGATGCGTTCCT is a genomic window containing:
- the phoQ gene encoding two-component system sensor histidine kinase PhoQ encodes the protein MTRRTTRPFSLRTRFLLATFAVILAMTLSYGAVALVGYLVSFDKTTYTMLRSQSNLFYSLSQWDDGKLNIRFPPNFSLNAPSVVLIYDDNQNLLWRQYHIDALERAIPAKWLTKEGLYDLNTSLEATKSLLVNTPLFATEDIRINDLDDDHDGRMIHSVSVSRYGKTGTLPPLTIVVVDTIPQNLQKTFRVWEWFGYVVLANLFLLTPLIWLAAHWSLRPINALSGQISALEKGEREDLDETPPSELRGLVRNLNLLLHSERERYTRYQRTLSDLTHSLKTPLAVLQSTLRSLRGGKDMTIETAEPVMLEQIGRISQQVGYYLHRASIGGDNTVLMRDISSVPALIDSLASALSKVYQRKGVDITVDIPPDITWLGQQNDFMEVMGNIMENACKYCLEFVEVTAQWQHDAVILIVDDDGPGVPEEKRELIFSRGQRVDTLRSGQGLGLAIVTDILEQYDGGAVVTESPLGGARITVTFRCQTVHDEDTD
- a CDS encoding fimbria/pilus outer membrane usher protein, translating into MQLKTPYFFLLAVVIVFPPVTVFAAPYFNPAALGLDGDDPVMDPAQFQYLRERQFQEEGRYFVAVTVNQQAVSGQWLEFRYHPQQKRLLPWVNRRQWLIWGLRPDASPAFAETENTAPVADITALVSGVSLSFDSARQSLDITIPQRFFLTEAQRAADASLWEPGITAFMLNYDYRFSRDSNSFSQRTGHTLLLQSGVNAGDWRLRHHSRAEHREGKLTWQSERLWMYRAIASRRSELQLGELFSGDVLFDSRAFRGIRLASQSDMYPLNQQGYAPVIRGITGQSAELTIRQQGMTIRRETLPAGEFVIDDLNTSFQGTELDVTIEEADGTVQRFTQHGTSVPVMQREGRLSYTLDTGKYRGNRNNNKDLFVKSTAAYGINSVLTLYGGGYAAQHALSSGVGAGVNMGAAGGVSADILMRHTTATQHPRYRLNYQKFFPLAGTLVNTGAAHEQQSRQWQVRLLQPLPGDNGTLSAGYHYNRTGHDGRVYRAMINRDAGYSGHIGRVHYGVNAQYRTGGHFRKADKRVSVALSVPLDFAGQQARSHFHYHQRAGKASLQTSVNGLLGDEQRLGYSVTHSYQQQGAAHYRGAELRWRHDLADIRGRINHSQGHNTLNGDIQGGLIIHGDGITLSRPLGETNGLADTGGTGGIRVASRAAAQTDSAGFSVIPQLSHYHQNVIRIDPETLPDNADADDPVVQVIPSKGALVPVRFAVNTGYRVIYALRTAQGPVPFAARVKVKKADDSSVSGITGEDGEVYLSGLPAQGHLQAVWGKGMHEQCGADFTIPEDQQGLITLPLICR
- a CDS encoding fimbrial protein: MAAYNVPVGGIIGETIFSDSIDVSQCRIDSGREIEFVLVGGMPGNRTQNASGHTIYELSGGIGYSLGAVAEHPECMKSSRYVDGRDSPDNNTANKRLCTISSGMDPSQPYRVRAAVTLYKLEPEIAVHHPGGYLGEIAMRVGGHWAAGLYSMPETKIYLDGFTVRQHSCDLDPQTETDVDLGVVSRTDFSGKGSVAPGSIRNLTIALQCSHVTTADIRLTGNVFTARNSPGTLKLQRRNGSASGVGVRLTNKGSRSLSEGHFYLMKSPLSGPYCGYRPPLYRRGILLSRARRKQF
- the hflD gene encoding high frequency lysogenization protein HflD, with amino-acid sequence MAKNYEDITLALAGICQAARLVQQLAHEGQTDNDAVDVMINSIINNNPSSVLNVYGDNVQNLHTGLSAFAGMFNMTGSQGLNAELTRYMLGVMLLERRLNKAPGAMDELGRRIDNLEHQRDHFGLSQEAMLNTIAGIYVDNISSLGPRIQVTGSPEILRNTLIQAKVRSLLLSGIRSAVLWRQVGGNRLQLLFSRSRLVDTAKYLLAQH
- the purB gene encoding adenylosuccinate lyase, with product MELSSLTAVSPVDGRYGDKTRALRDIFSEYGLLKFRVQVEVRWLQKLAACADIPEVPAFDDDAIAYLDAIVANFSEKDAMRIKEIERTTNHDVKAVEYFLKEKVEAVPALHAVSEFIHFACTSEDINNLSHALMLSTARETVLLPAWRQMIDTVRAMAADYRDLPLLSRTHGQPATPSTVGKEFANVAYRMERQYRQLQQTEILGKINGAVGNYNAHLSAYPDIDWHKFSGDFVTSLGIQWNPYTTQIEPHDYIAEFFDCVARFNTILIDFDRDIWGYIALNHFKQKTIAGEIGSSTMPHKVNPIDFENSEGNLGLANAVLGHLATKLPVSRWQRDLTDSTVLRNLGVGIGYSLIAYQSTQKGLNKLEVNEKHLRDELDQNWEVLAEPIQTVMRRYGIEKPYEKLKELTRGKRVDAQAMQVFIDGLELPDAEKARLKTLTPQNYLGDAIRLADEL
- the phoP gene encoding two-component system response regulator PhoP; this translates as MRVLIVEDNNLLRHHLTVQLRELGHQVDAAEDSKEADYFLQESQPDIAVVDLGLPGEDGMVMIARWRQQQVKIPIMVLTARESWQEKVAALNAGADDYVTKPFQLEEIVARMQALMRRNSGLASQTLELGIFVIDLSRKEFLVDGNAVKLTAFEYTIIETLMRNNGKVVSKDSLMRQLYPDAELRESHTIDVLMGRLRKKIQAFTDIDAIVTVRGQGYRFDAGK
- a CDS encoding cupin domain-containing protein, whose translation is MDYELNIDWQTFMESHWQKRPLLIKGGFRNFRDTISPDELAGLAMEDEIDSRIVTRFSGKWDVRHGPFQEFDGLGEKDWSILVQAVDHWHFPSAALMKPFRCLSDWRMDDLMISYSVPGGGVGPHLDQYDVFIIQGQGRRRWRVGEKIPMKQHAPHPDLLQVDPFDAIIDDEMVPGDILYIPPGFPHEGYAIEESLNYSVGFRAPNARELFSGFADYVIANELGSYRYSDPDLAFRDNPALIQQGELTKLHGMMQDLLDQPDVFRKWFGEFISQSRHELDLAPPEPAYSPDEIQELLSQGESLFRLNGLRVLRVGDTCFVNGEALKTPHIEAADVLCQYDEVTAEMLGVAFSDPEFVTLLTVLINNGYWYFDD